The DNA segment GTTTGAAAGAATACCTTGCATCTTCACCGAACATACATTGAGACGAACTCAAGTATTACTGACTAAGCCATCTGTTGTTGGATGTTAACGGCAGAGAAGAGCTAAGATACCTTTCTCTCCATGTGTCGTAGAAAGTATACTCCCTCCCCTcgctcttccctcctcccaagaTCTActacccctcttccccctcatcctctagttccacttccaccccCAACCGAGACGGGGTAATAATCAAACACCGCTTCCCCAAAAAATACCGTCATCCAACCCTCGACACctccctcacatcctctcGACTAATATTCGAAGCCCGTTCTCTAGCCCGAGCAGCGAAGTATGGCGTGGTGGTACCGCGTGTGCTTTGGGTGGACGACCGGGGCGGGTGTATAGGGCtggagagggttgaggggtggaGTGTAAGGGAGGTTCTGGGGGGTGGGGccgagggggagatggaactacaggaagaagaagaggaggaggttgagctgtATATGCCCTCATCTCAGAcgggagaaggggagagggacgtacaaggtgaaggggaggtggaggagggtaatgaggggtgggagaggttgaagggtTTGGGTGTGGggcgaggtgagttctgCTCTGTCCTGCTCTGGTTTGGGTTATATAGTATTTGAGGGGAGGATATCGCTGTGCATAGACCCTTGGACATGGtgatcagagagaagagatgattcGTCTCACTTGATCGTAGCTACACACGATCCAATCATTCCCTCCAGAGATAACacccatcccctcattccaGCTGACATCCCCTCCCAATCCATAGACCACCTCATGCGCTCAATAGGCTCGGCACTCGCCAAACTCCATCTaaccaccatcatccacgGCGATCTCACCACTTCCAATATGATGATCAGGTTGACTCCCGATAGTAAAACCCAGCCTTATGAGATTGTACGTTCCTGTCTGTCCTCTTTTGCCTACACCCACTCGTCAATGCCCGTATGTCCTCGAGCAGTGTAGGATTACCGacctcatctcttcccttggAGGTTTATCAATTCGGTCAGATTACAAACGTCAACTGATACTGGTGTTCATATCCACGCGACAGGTCCTCATAGATTTCGGTCTCTCGTCAACAGCCCAATTCCCAGAGAACTACGCCGTAGATCTATACGTACTTGAACGAGCGTTCGCCTCTACCCATCCTAGATCTGAGAAATTATATGCTGGTGTGCGTGAACTGTAAACCCAATGGTCATATAGACGAACTAGCTGACA comes from the Kwoniella bestiolae CBS 10118 chromosome 2, complete sequence genome and includes:
- a CDS encoding EKC/KEOPS complex subunit BUD32, with translation MSSSSSTPYSPSAYYLERGELIKQGAEAKVYSLPSLFPPPKIYYPSSPSSSSSTSTPNRDGVIIKHRFPKKYRHPTLDTSLTSSRLIFEARSLARAAKYGVVVPRVLWVDDRGGCIGLERVEGWSVREVLGGGAEGEMELQEEEEEEVELYMPSSQTGEGERDVQGEGEVEEGNEGWERLKGLGVGRDHLMRSIGSALAKLHLTTIIHGDLTTSNMMIRLTPDSKTQPYEIVLIDFGLSSTAQFPENYAVDLYVLERAFASTHPRSEKLYAGVLEAYARGLGEKKWKPIEIKLKEVRKRGRKRDMTG